Sequence from the Bremerella volcania genome:
GCGGTTGAGCTTCTCTCTTCCGCCAGCGAAAAATCCGTGCTGTTGGCCGGCGGGACCGATATCCTGGTTCAACTCCGCGAGAACCTCCGACATGCTGATCATGTCATCGACGTCAAACAGATCGAGGAACTTTCCCGGCTGGAAATCACCTCCGAGGGCGGTCTTCACTTAGGTGCCACGGTCACGTGCTCGCAAGTTTTAGAGAGCCCGTTGACGGAAAAGTTTTCGGCCCTGCGCGACGCCGCCCAGATCATCGGTGGCTGGCAGATCCAGTCCCGCGCGACCATCGGCGGAAACCTGTGTAACTCTTCGCCGGCTGCCGATAGCGTACCCGCTTTGATGGCCTTGGGAGCAAGCGTCCAGTACGCAACCCCTACCGGCAAGCAAACCTGCTGTGTCAGCGAGTTCTGCACCGGCCCTGGCAAGAACGTCATGAACGGTCAGGGGCTGCTCGTTTCGCTGACCCTTCCACCACTGGGCACCAC
This genomic interval carries:
- a CDS encoding FAD binding domain-containing protein, which translates into the protein MQAFTYHAPRTISEAVELLSSASEKSVLLAGGTDILVQLRENLRHADHVIDVKQIEELSRLEITSEGGLHLGATVTCSQVLESPLTEKFSALRDAAQIIGGWQIQSRATIGGNLCNSSPAADSVPALMALGASVQYATPTGKQTCCVSEFCTGPGKNVMNGQGLLVSLTLPPLGTTSGSAYERFIPRYEMDIAVACAGSYVELAEDGTVATARIALGAVGPKAFLATNAASALTGQSPSDDLIEDVARQTATLATPINDMRGTIEFRQQLAYVLVKRTLHTALSRAAGQVVVTHPR